The following coding sequences are from one Nicotiana tabacum cultivar K326 chromosome 1, ASM71507v2, whole genome shotgun sequence window:
- the LOC107820442 gene encoding derlin-1, producing MSSPAEFYKSLPPISKAYGTACLLLTTACQLGLCHPVHIALLYQPLISHFQVWRLITNFLFLGKFSINFGIRLLMIARYGVQLENGPFQRRTADFLWMMIFGAFTLLVLSAIPFFSSPFLGISLVFMLLYVWSREFPDANINIYGLVTLKAFYLPWAMLCLDVIFGSSIMPDLLGIIAGHLYYFLTVLHPLATGKNFLKTPMWVHKLVTRWRIGVPPINRAQPDRSSGVAFRGRSYRVGG from the exons ATGTCATCTCCGGCCGA ATTTTATAAGTCACTTCCACCTATAAGCAAGGCTTATGGGACTGCTTGTCTGTTGCTTACAACTGCATGTCAATTGGGATTATGCCATCCTGTTCATATAGCACTATTGTATCAGCCCTTGATCTCTCATTTTCAG GTCTGGCGATTGATTACTAACTTCCTCTTTCTTGGAAAGTTTTCTATTAATTTTGGAATTCGCCTCTTAATGAT AGCGAGATATGGGGTACAACTGGAAAATGGACCATTTCAAAGACGTACTGCAGATTTTCTATGGATGATGATATTTGGAGCTTTCACATTATTG GTTTTATCCGCAATCCCCTTCTTCAGTTCTCCGTTCTTGGGCATATCGCTGGTTTTCATGCTTCTATATGTCTGGAGTAGAGAATTCCCAGATGCCAATATCAACATTTATGGTCTTGTAACCCTAAAG GCGTTTTATTTGCCATGGGCCATGCTCtgtttagatgttatttttggtTCATCAATCATGCCAGACCTGTTGGGGATCATTGCTGGACATCTGTATTACTTCTTAACCGTATTGCATCCACTTGCCACTGGGAAGAACTTTTTGAAGACGCCGATGTGGGT ACATAAACTTGTAAcacggtggaggataggtgtacCACCAATTAATCGTGCTCAACCTGATAGGAGTTCTGGTGTAGCATTTAGAGGGAGGTCTTATCGCGTGGGTGGATGA